gctgtgttgTTGACTGGAGGTTCCGGGCCTAGTGAGTTCATGTAAATTTAGCTCCACCGAGCTTGGGGCTTACTCTCCCCTAGTAAGGCTTGCTTTACTGGTTTTCCTAGGGTCTGTACAGCAAGGAGGGGAATAGCATTTGTTTTTCACTTCCAAGAAGCTGAACAGAAACCCCAGTTCAATATGTAGCACTTTTCTCTACGAAACATGCAATTTGCACAATGAATGGAGTGATTAGCATTTCTCCCAAGGTATAGTTATGCTTCTGTTTCCATGTACCTCTTTGGATAAACAGCTGAAGACTTCTCTGAAGCCCTTTCTCAGCTTTATCCAGCCCATGGAATGTTAAGACAGTAGACATGGAAGAGAAAGCATGCAACCTTTAAAAAACATTGTGTCGATTGAGTACTCCGAAGTGACTTCCACAACTACCAAGGAAATTAAAGAACTTTTTTAAAGGTGGGGGCAGGAATGTAAATGGCACAGAGGCTGGGTCTTTTAACTGTCCAAGACACATGAACAGTTATATTTCATAGGTATCCTATGCAcggtagctgggggggggggaattgcagcATTTTACAAAAGGCAAAAAACTTAAGTGTGAATGCCAGGAAGATGCAAATTCCTAATACAGAAGTGTTTACTTGAGGGAAGATTGCCTGCAACAATTAATTTGTCATACTCATCAGATATAAATGCATCCAAACCAGCCAAGGGACTAGGCACACTCTCCCCCTTTTAAATATATAGCAGGCATCTTTGTAGAACGCTACTTCTGTATAGTGAAAGGTAACAGGTGACTGAAAAAGCAAAATGCTGCAAGCTATAGTTTCCGACGTCTCAGatgcccctccctttccccttatCCCAATTATTCACATCGTAGAAGTTTACACAGGCTAAAAGGGAGTGTTTGCAGTTGCCTGCATTTCTGTCCTAATTCCTGCTTTGTATGGCCAGCTCTTCTGGCCCTGTCGGGTATACAGAAGCAATAGAAAAAAGGGACGACAGCCAAATGCGTCACCTCCAAAGCACAAGAAATGCAGCGACTGACCAGTTTGCTAGGTGCACAATGTAAACTGTCACACGGTAAAACTTCATCATGTCTATATATCATTGCTGAACTTCCCTCTCCTATTTCCTTATAGTGCCTTAACATTCAGAATGATAACCTGGTTGAAGTAACCCCAAACGCATGCTTGGAAAACGCATCAGCAGAGGCCGATATGAACTTTAGCTTTTATGATTCATTACCTGCTATGGAGAAAGAAGTTGCTAACTGCAGTCCAGAGTACCTGAGCCCTCTGGAAGCTTCCTTTTCCAGCATGCTACTGCCAGAAGATCTTAGCCAAAACAACACATCATGCACAAGCACTGATTTTTCTGAGGATTTCTACTCTTCCTTTGTCGGTGTGAATATGAACACGTCTCCCCCACCGCCAAATTTTGTGGACCAGGCAATTGCTGGCTTTTTAAACGAACCTATCGATCTTTCAGAGTTTGCTCAGTGCAAAGCTTTTAACCGTGACCTTTCAGGAAATGCCCCAGAATGCAACGATTCCGATTCTGGCGTTTCGCTGAATGCGAGTCCCAGCACAACATCTCCCACTCATTCTGTTGGGTCATCTTCCATCTCTAGAGATACAGGATTTGGATACAGTGATTCTGAAATGGAAGAGATGGATAGTGCTCCTGGAAGCGTGCCACAGAGTAATGCTAAAATGCATTCATTTCAGTTCTATGCTCCGCTGTCTCCATCCCCAGGACAGAGCGTCTCAAATCCTGAATTGCAGCTCACAAGCGTACCCAAAAAAGAATTGCCTGAAAACCCTGGTCATGCTGAAGCTCCGTTTGTGAAGGACAAGTCCTCCAGCCAACTTGATGCTCATTTCAGCAGAGATGAGCTTAGGGCAAAGGCTCTGTGTATCCCTTTCCCCGTTGAAAAAATAATCAATCTCCCTGTGGATGACTTCAACGAAATGATGTCCAAGGAGCAGTTCAATGAGGCACAGCTGACTCTGATTCGTGACATACGAAGGCGAGGCAAGAACAAAGTGGCTGCTCAGAACTGCCGCAAAAGGAAACTGGAAAACATAACCGAGCTGGAGCATGACTTAGGTTATCTCAAGGATGAGAAAGAGAAGCTCCTCAAAGAGAAAGCAGAAAACGACAAGAGCTTGCAACTGCTGAAAAAGCAGCTGAGCACCCTGTACGTCGAGGTCTTCCGCATGCTTCGGGATGAAGATGGCAAGCCTTATTCACTTAATGATTACTCACTGCAGCAAACAAGAGATGGCACCATCTTTCTTATTCCTAAGAGCAAGAAGCCAGAGACTAAAATATGAAGATCAGGGAGGCTAATGTTCTCTCAACAACTATTTTTTCAATTTGTATTTTCTACTCCTAGGACTTCCTAGGATGCAAaatatttcccttcctccccaagtgACTTTACACAAATGTCTCTTTAGAGTAAACTATATGAATACACTTAAAATCGGTGTAAGGCAAATGTATGCACAATGGGTAGTACTTTTATAAGACACtagttcctttttttatatagtaGCAACTCGACTAGTTCCTGTTCTAGTGTAAATATTTCAAAATTTCTTATTTATATACTGTTCCTATAATTTGTTTTACCTAACTGTATATCAAGGGTGATTTAAGACTTTTAATCCTAATTACTTACAAGACCAATCTTGTTTTCATGAACATTGTTTGATAAAATATGAATGAAATGTTTGCAGTTCCTTGAAAATTTTTACTTGCTTTGCTTTAATATGAGATTGAATGTAGTGTTAGTAAACACACATATTAAACGAGTATTGTTAGGGCTCAGCCCAGCCAAAATAACTGAACACGCATTACAAGAATTAAAACTGTTCTTTCATTGAAAGGAATGGAGTATCAATATGCTTAATTTGGGGCTGGATTGTGTCCTTAAAGCTGAAATTTTGCTTTGCATACAAATGTATGCTCCAAGTAATGCTAATTTTTAGATtttgtacattaaaaaataaacggCATATACTCTTGGCCTAGATTGTTTCATTAGAATGTGGCCTTACCACAAGGGTTTCCACTTGGGCTAATATAcctgtagagcaggggtggccaactcccgagAGACTacaatctactttcagaattaaaatctggcaaTGATCTACCCCCTGGACTGGGTGGGGGGGGttcagttgttgagctttttttagggagatctaccaaaacctcataccagtagatcgtgatcgacctgttggacatccctgctgtaAATCTAATGGGCAAGACATCCAACATGTCTCACCGCGCAACAACTTTTTACTTTTTCCTTCTTGCCCTTCTTGACTATTGCatgcccccaaaatctgttccaCAGGGTCTGTCAACCCTTTGGAGCAGTTTTTAGGAAAGGGAAGCCTACTTAcgcaatcatagagttggaagagaccactgcTACAATGAGTCTAAGTGGTAAGAAGAAAATGTCAAACAGTTTTGTTGGTATGGCACAAGACTCTTAAATCTCAAAAGTCATGGGTTTGGCCATGTTGGGCAATATCCCTACACTGAAAGTTGGTCACCCATTATGAAATGGAGTACAGGACACAGATTTTATTAAGAAGAACAAACAGTGCAGCAGCTCAAACTATCATTGGAAATGACAGAAGTTAGTTAATCTCACCGGAAATAACATTCCTTACCTAATATCCAGCTATTACCTCTGGTTTGATACTGTGTTAGAATAAAAAACACTAACTGAAGACCAAAGTAGTTTTGAAGAAGCCAAAGTACACATAGGATGACTTTATAAGCATTCAAACTTCAAATTACAGCTATAGCTactcatgat
The nucleotide sequence above comes from Podarcis raffonei isolate rPodRaf1 chromosome 1, rPodRaf1.pri, whole genome shotgun sequence. Encoded proteins:
- the NFE2L2 gene encoding nuclear factor erythroid 2-related factor 2; translation: MEVEAPQDMNLIDILWRQDIDLGARREVFDFSQRRKEYEYEKQKKLERERQEQLQKEQEKAFLDQLQLDEETGEFVPIQPAQAIESGNTITSNNYSQSVHISKQDADDLFFDDCMQLLAETFLFADDQVPSAEFLPAAPSEMDSNQVFVESDRMIPLDPALLQSTIPESTAVDAETTQDIEQVWEELLSIPELQCLNIQNDNLVEVTPNACLENASAEADMNFSFYDSLPAMEKEVANCSPEYLSPLEASFSSMLLPEDLSQNNTSCTSTDFSEDFYSSFVGVNMNTSPPPPNFVDQAIAGFLNEPIDLSEFAQCKAFNRDLSGNAPECNDSDSGVSLNASPSTTSPTHSVGSSSISRDTGFGYSDSEMEEMDSAPGSVPQSNAKMHSFQFYAPLSPSPGQSVSNPELQLTSVPKKELPENPGHAEAPFVKDKSSSQLDAHFSRDELRAKALCIPFPVEKIINLPVDDFNEMMSKEQFNEAQLTLIRDIRRRGKNKVAAQNCRKRKLENITELEHDLGYLKDEKEKLLKEKAENDKSLQLLKKQLSTLYVEVFRMLRDEDGKPYSLNDYSLQQTRDGTIFLIPKSKKPETKI